The sequence below is a genomic window from Oncorhynchus keta strain PuntledgeMale-10-30-2019 unplaced genomic scaffold, Oket_V2 Un_contig_29521_pilon_pilon, whole genome shotgun sequence.
GGGAGGgtgctgtagctgtgtgttcggggggttaaggttaaggtaaggTTTAAGGGGTACTCACGCTGTGGGAGGgtgctgtagctgtgtgttcgggggttagggtgagggttaagGGGTACTCACGCTGTGGGAGGgtgctgtagctgtgtgttcGGGGCGGTCTGACTTTGGCGTTGGATGTGTACATGGGGTAGAAGAGGAGCCAGCTCTCATAGCCTCCCTCCAGAACCATGGGCTCACTACGCAGGATAGTGGTACTGTCCCACTGTGAAGCACACATTACCTCAATtaaacacactgactgaggaaacacacattacctcaatggaaacacacattacctcaattaaacacactgactgaggaAACACACATTACCTCAATGGAAACCCACATTACCTCAATGGAAACCCACATTACCTCAATGGAAACCCACATTACCTCAATGGAAACCCACATTACCTCAATGGAAACACACATTACCTCAATGGAAACCCACATTACCTCAATggaaacacactgactgaggaAACACACATTACCTCAATGGAAACCCACATTACCTCAATGGAAACACACATTACCTCAATGGAAACCCACATTACCTCAATGGAAACCCACATTACCTCAATGGAAACCCACATTACCTCAATGGAAACCCACATTACCTCAATGGAAACCCACATTACCTCAATggaaacacactgactgaggaAACACACATTACCTCAATGGAAACACACATTACCTCAATGGAAACCCACATTACCTCAATGGAAACCCACATTACCTCAATGGAAACACATTACCTCAATGGAAACACACATTACCTCAATGGAAACACTGACTGAGGAAGCATTGCAGGGAACACACATTCCTATGTTATGTTACCTTGTAGAGAGCATCTTTGAGGCTTTGTAAGGTGCTTCCCAGTTTGAGGTCAGTAACAGAGCTGAACCAGTCCAGTAGGATGATGTAATCTACGAACCCCCGTCTCTTCCACGTCTCTCTGGACGCATCAGGTAGATTGGCCTCAATCTGGTTCACTGTGATGCTGTGGGAACAGAATGATGACCTGTTACCCTGTGCAGGGGTACACGGCCCACGGGCTGAATGTGGCCCCAGAGAAGACAGCTTGTAGCCCATAGTGATTATTAGTCgattttaatacatttatttggGCATGGTCAGAGTGGAGACCTGGATCAACCATTACAACCCTCCACCCATCGCTCCCTCCGTACCCAGGGTTGATAGCCTCCTCTGGGACACTGATGACAGTCTGGGTGGGGACCTGGATCTGTGAGTCCTGGAAGTCTCGGAGGCAGCGAGCGTCCATCACAATGACCGTAATGGACTGGTCCCTCATCATCTTGAACAACCCCTCTGCTGTGATCCCTCCCGCTGACACAGCAgctagggaggtagggagggagggagggaggaggtaggggagggagggaggtaggtatggaggagggagggagggaggaaggggaggtacgggagggaggagggagggaggagggaggggaggagaggacggagaggagggagtaggaggggaggggtgtggagggagggaggaggacggagggagggaggtactggagggagggagggagaggtacggAGGGGGAGGtacggaggagggaggagggagggagggggagggaggtacggagggagggaggggagccaaacggaggagggagggaggggagggagggaggtacggagggagggagggaggtacggagggagggacggagggggagGTACGgagggggacggagggaggggaggggagtacaatggacggagggagggaggaggggagggagggagggaggtacggaggagggggagggagggaggtaggcacggagaggaggggagagggcggagggaggaggtagggaggagggagggacggagggagcacggagggagggaggtacggagggagggagggaggggatgtgggagggagggaggcacggagggagggatgtacggcgggagggacggagggaggggacgAAGGGAGGTACGGAGGAAGGCAATGGGGAGGGAGGtacggaggggagggagggagggaggggagggagggagtacgGAGGAGGAGGtacggagggaggggaggtacgAAGGGAGGGAGGTACGGAGGGAGGAGGCAcggaggaaggagggaggcacggagggaggaggcaggagggaggggggggaacagagggagggagggagggaggtacggagggagggagggaggggataatAAAAGATGGATAAATCAATAAACATCAACCTGTTGTGTAAAACAACTTATATTCATGTCATAACTTCATATTAACTCAAATTCTGAACCTTTTTAAAAAGCATTTGAGTCAGTTTGCTGGTCACCATCCTTACCTTTTGAAGTTACATTTTTCAACTCCTTCTGCTCTTTTACCTAGAACACAGAACATTACAACTGAGACCACAGCATCTTAAAGGACCAACTCTCAACCACAACAACTGGTGctgacaggggtggtgtcgacaggggtggtgtcgacaggggtggtgtcgacaggggaggtgtcgacaggggtggtgtcgacaggggaggtgtagacaggggaggtgtagacaggggaggtgtcgacaggggtggtgtcgacaggggtggtgtagacaggggtggtgtcgacaggggaggtgtagacaggggtggtgtcgacaggggtggtgtagacaggggtggtgtagacaggggtgggtagacaggggaggtgtagacagggaggtgtcgacaggggtggtgtagacaggggaggtgtcgacaggggtggtgtagacagggaggtgtagacaggggaggtgtagacaggggtggtgtcgacaggggtggtgtcgacaggggaggtgtagacaggggaggtgtagacaggggaggtgtcgacaggggtggtgtagacaggggtggtgtcgacaggggaggtggtgtcgacaggggtggtgtcgacaggggtggtgtcgacaggggtggtgtcgacaggggtggtgtcgacaggggtggtgtcgacaggggggggtgtcgacaggggtggtgtcgacaggggtggtgtcgacagggtggtgtcgacaggggaggtgtagacaggggaggtgtcgacaggggaggtgtcgacaggggaggtgtcgacaggggaggtgtcgacaggggtggaaGGGGTGGTGTCGaaaggggtggtgtcgacaggaggTGGACAGGGGGTGTAGacagggtggtgtcgacaggggaggtgtcgaggggtggtgtcgacaggggtggtagacaggggtggtgtcgacaggggaggtgtagacaggggagtgtagacaggggaggtgtcgacaggggaggtgtagacagggaggtgtcgacaggggaggtgtagaCAG
It includes:
- the LOC127923392 gene encoding ubiquitin carboxyl-terminal hydrolase 8-like, whose protein sequence is MPVFFGVQPGLKDLYLSTNLGTSTRKLKSKPDKINTRSYVQSACKIFKAAEECRLDGDEEKAYVLYMKYLTVYDLIKKRPDFKQQQEFFLSVLGPTSFKKAIEEAEKLSESLKLRYEEVEVRKKLEEKERQEEKKRREDKTEKDGGRASPKAGKEIKKVKEQKELKNVTSKAAVSAGGITAEGLFKMMRDQSITVIVMDARCLRDFQDSQIQVPTQTVISVPEEAINPGITVNQIEANLPDASRETWKRRGFVDYIILLDWFSSVTDLKLGSTLQSLKDALYKWDSTTILRSEPMVLEGGYESWLLFYPMYTSNAKVRPPRTHSYSTLPQREYPLTLTLTPEHTATAPSHS